In Thunnus maccoyii chromosome 3, fThuMac1.1, whole genome shotgun sequence, the following proteins share a genomic window:
- the rbbp5 gene encoding retinoblastoma-binding protein 5 isoform X1 produces MNLELLESFGQNYPEEADGTLDCISMALTCTFNRWGTLLAVGCNDGRIVIWDFLTRGIAKIISAHIHPVCSLCWSRDGHKLVSASTDNIVSQWDVLTGDCDQRFRFPSPILKLQCHPRDMDKVLVCPMKSAPVLLTLSDSKHVVLPVDDDSDLNVVAAFDRRGEYIYTGNAKGKILVLNTNTQELVASFRVTTGTSNTTAIKSIEFARKGSCFLINTADRIIRVYDGREILTCGRDGEPEPMQKLQDLVNRTPWKRCCFSGDGEYIVAGSARQHALYIWEKSIGNLVKILHGTRGELLLDVAWHPVRPIIASISSGVVSIWAQNQVENWSAFAPDFKELDENVEYEERESEFDIEDEDKSEPEQTGADAAEDEEVDVTTVDPIVAFCSSDEELEDYKALLYLPIAPEVEDPEENPFGPPPDASVQTATPEEALAGGDKKQRQPSSEGGPAKKKARTTTIELQGVPSDEVHPLLGVKGDGKSKKKTAGRPKGSKGKDKDFPFRPKPYRGERPSFPVEALGSSGLGGGGGGGGMKGRAEGGLATGSLVSQSYKQHDIGGMD; encoded by the exons ATGAATCTGGAACTGCTCG AATCGTTCGGGCAGAACTATCCAGAG gaggCAGATGGCACTCTGGACTGTATCAGCATGGCCCTTACCTGCACCTTCAACCGCTGGGGCACCCTGCTGGCTGTGGGCTGCAACGATGGTCGAATCGTCATCTGGGACTTCCTCACACGGGGCATCGCCAAAATCATCAGTGCACACATCCACCCAGTCTGCTCTTTATG ttggaGTCGAGACGGTCACAAGCTGGTGAGTGCCTCCACAGACAACATTGTCTCGCAGTGGGACGTCCTGACTGGAGACTGTGACCAGAGGTTTCGCTTCCCCTCACCCATCCTGAAACTGCAGTGCCATCCCAGAGACAT ggACAAGGTGTTGGTGTGTCCCATGAAGTCAGCCCCGGTCCTGTTGACTCTGTCAGACTCCAAACACGTCGTCCTGCCTGTGGACGATGATTCAGACCTGAATGTGGTGGCGGCCTTTGACAGACGGGGCGAATACATCTACACTGGAAACGCCAAAGGAAAG ATTCTCGTGttgaacacaaacactcaggAGCTGGTGGCTTCCTTCAGAGTGACCACTGGCACCAGCAACACCACCGCCATCAAATCCATCGAATTTGCACGCAAGGGCAG TTGCTTCCTTATAAACACAGCCGACCGGATCATCAGGGTGTACGACGGCAGGGAGATACTGACCTGCGGCAGAGACGGTGAGCCGGAACCCATGCAGAAACTACAGGACCTGGTCAACAG gacTCCGTGGAAGCGCTGCTGTTTCTCCGGGGACGGCGAGTACATTGTGGCTGGTTCAGCCAGGCAGCACGCTCTCTACATCTGGGAGAAGAGCATCGGAAACCTGGTGAAGATCCTGCATGGAACCAGAggagagctgctgctggatgTCGCT TGGCATCCTGTTCGTCCAATTATCGCCTCCATCTCCAGTGGAGTGGTGTCCATCTGGGCTCAGAACCAAGTG GAAAACTGGAGCGCTTTTGCTCCAGACTTCAAAGAACTGGATGAGAACGTGGAGTACGAGGAGAGAGAGTCTGAATTTGACATCGAGGACGAAGACAAGAGTGAACCTGAGCAGACAg GTGCAGACGCTGCCGAGGATGAAGAGGTGGATGTCACCACTGTTGATCCCATAGTCGCTTTTTGCAGCAG TgatgaggagctggaggacTACAAAGCCCTGCTGTACCTGCCCATCGCCCCAGAGGTCGAGGACCCAGAGGAAAACCCCTTCGGCCCCCCGCCTGACGCCTCGGTTCAGACCGCCACTCCAGAGGAAGCGTTGGCAGGCGGCGACAAGAAGCAGCGGCAGCCTTCATCTGAAGGAGGCCCGGCCAAGAAAAAGGCCCGCACCACCACCATCGAGCTGCAGGGGGTGCCCAGTGACG agGTGCACCCCCTACTGGGTGTGAAGGGGGATGGCAAGTCCAAGAAGAAGACAGCAGGCCGCCCCAAAGGCTCCAAAGGTAAAGACAAAGACTTCCCCTTCAGGCCCAAGCCCTACAGGGGCGAACGGCCCTCCTTCCCCGTGGAGGCCCTGGGCAGCTCTGgcctgggaggaggaggaggaggaggagggatgaagggCAGGGCAGAGGGGGGCCTGGCCACAG
- the rbbp5 gene encoding retinoblastoma-binding protein 5 isoform X2, with protein sequence MNLELLESFGQNYPEEADGTLDCISMALTCTFNRWGTLLAVGCNDGRIVIWDFLTRGIAKIISAHIHPVCSLCWSRDGHKLVSASTDNIVSQWDVLTGDCDQRFRFPSPILKLQCHPRDMDKVLVCPMKSAPVLLTLSDSKHVVLPVDDDSDLNVVAAFDRRGEYIYTGNAKGKILVLNTNTQELVASFRVTTGTSNTTAIKSIEFARKGSCFLINTADRIIRVYDGREILTCGRDGEPEPMQKLQDLVNRTPWKRCCFSGDGEYIVAGSARQHALYIWEKSIGNLVKILHGTRGELLLDVAWHPVRPIIASISSGVVSIWAQNQVENWSAFAPDFKELDENVEYEERESEFDIEDEDKSEPEQTGADAAEDEEVDVTTVDPIVAFCSSDEELEDYKALLYLPIAPEVEDPEENPFGPPPDASVQTATPEEALAGGDKKQRQPSSEGGPAKKKARTTTIELQGVPSDEVHPLLGVKGDGKSKKKTAGRPKGSKGSLVSQSYKQHDIGGMD encoded by the exons ATGAATCTGGAACTGCTCG AATCGTTCGGGCAGAACTATCCAGAG gaggCAGATGGCACTCTGGACTGTATCAGCATGGCCCTTACCTGCACCTTCAACCGCTGGGGCACCCTGCTGGCTGTGGGCTGCAACGATGGTCGAATCGTCATCTGGGACTTCCTCACACGGGGCATCGCCAAAATCATCAGTGCACACATCCACCCAGTCTGCTCTTTATG ttggaGTCGAGACGGTCACAAGCTGGTGAGTGCCTCCACAGACAACATTGTCTCGCAGTGGGACGTCCTGACTGGAGACTGTGACCAGAGGTTTCGCTTCCCCTCACCCATCCTGAAACTGCAGTGCCATCCCAGAGACAT ggACAAGGTGTTGGTGTGTCCCATGAAGTCAGCCCCGGTCCTGTTGACTCTGTCAGACTCCAAACACGTCGTCCTGCCTGTGGACGATGATTCAGACCTGAATGTGGTGGCGGCCTTTGACAGACGGGGCGAATACATCTACACTGGAAACGCCAAAGGAAAG ATTCTCGTGttgaacacaaacactcaggAGCTGGTGGCTTCCTTCAGAGTGACCACTGGCACCAGCAACACCACCGCCATCAAATCCATCGAATTTGCACGCAAGGGCAG TTGCTTCCTTATAAACACAGCCGACCGGATCATCAGGGTGTACGACGGCAGGGAGATACTGACCTGCGGCAGAGACGGTGAGCCGGAACCCATGCAGAAACTACAGGACCTGGTCAACAG gacTCCGTGGAAGCGCTGCTGTTTCTCCGGGGACGGCGAGTACATTGTGGCTGGTTCAGCCAGGCAGCACGCTCTCTACATCTGGGAGAAGAGCATCGGAAACCTGGTGAAGATCCTGCATGGAACCAGAggagagctgctgctggatgTCGCT TGGCATCCTGTTCGTCCAATTATCGCCTCCATCTCCAGTGGAGTGGTGTCCATCTGGGCTCAGAACCAAGTG GAAAACTGGAGCGCTTTTGCTCCAGACTTCAAAGAACTGGATGAGAACGTGGAGTACGAGGAGAGAGAGTCTGAATTTGACATCGAGGACGAAGACAAGAGTGAACCTGAGCAGACAg GTGCAGACGCTGCCGAGGATGAAGAGGTGGATGTCACCACTGTTGATCCCATAGTCGCTTTTTGCAGCAG TgatgaggagctggaggacTACAAAGCCCTGCTGTACCTGCCCATCGCCCCAGAGGTCGAGGACCCAGAGGAAAACCCCTTCGGCCCCCCGCCTGACGCCTCGGTTCAGACCGCCACTCCAGAGGAAGCGTTGGCAGGCGGCGACAAGAAGCAGCGGCAGCCTTCATCTGAAGGAGGCCCGGCCAAGAAAAAGGCCCGCACCACCACCATCGAGCTGCAGGGGGTGCCCAGTGACG agGTGCACCCCCTACTGGGTGTGAAGGGGGATGGCAAGTCCAAGAAGAAGACAGCAGGCCGCCCCAAAGGCTCCAAAG